GAAGATAACTTATCTTAAAAGTGTTGACTCGACACAAACTTATCTTAAAAATCTTATTTTAAAATCTGAGATAAAACTACCTCATGCCGTTTGTGCCGAGATACAAAATGCGGGCATTGGAAGCAGAAACAACAAATGGAGCGGGATAGAAGGTAATCTGTTTTTATCTTTTGCAATAAAACTGAGTGATTTGCCAAAAGATTTAAAACTAGAATCTGCTTCTATATATTTTGCATATATTTTAAAAGAAACTCTTGCAGAAGAAAATTCAAAAGTTTTTTTGAAATGGCCCAATGATTTTTATGTTAATAATAAAAAAATAGGCGGTATGATTACAAATATAGTCTCAGATGTTCTAATTTGCGGAGTTGGTTTAAACTTAGTAGATGCACCTGAAGATTTTGAAAAACTTGATATTGTTGTATCTAAAGAAAAGTTATTAAATAGTTTTTTTAAAAATGTTCAAAATTTAATCTCATGGAAGCAAATTTTTAGCAAATATAAGTTAGAATTTTATCAAAACAGAAACTTTTTTACACATAATAATACTTATAAGGTTTTATTATCAGAAGCTGAGCTTCAAGATGATGGCTCTATAATTGTTAACGGTGAAAGGATATATAGTCTAAGATGAGCGAAGTTATAGTAATAGCAAATCAGAAGGGTGGTGTCGGTAAAACAACCACTGCTGTAAATCTTGCCGCTTCACTTGCTGTTGCTGAGAAAAAAGTTCTTTTAATAGACTCAGATCCGCAGGCAAATGCGACTACCTCTTTAGGCTTTCATAGAAACGACTATGAATTTAATATTTACCATGTATTAATAGGTACTAAAAAACTTAAAGATATTATTTTAAAATCAGATCTTCCGACACTGCATCTGGCTCCCTCAAATATAGGTTTGGTAGGAATTGAGAAAGAATACTACGATGCCGACAAAGCAAAAGGTCGAGAACTTGTTCTTAAAAATGCTATTGCAAACGTAAAAAAAGATTATGATTATATTATTATAGATTCACCTCCTGCACTTGGACCGATGACTATAAATGCACTCTCGGCTTCAAATTCGGTTATTATCCCTATTCAGTGTGAATTTTTTGCATTAGAAGGTTTAGCACAACTTTTAAATACCGTTAAACTTGTTAGAAAATCAATTAATCCAAAGCTTAGAATTAAAGGTTTTGTGCCTACTATGTTCTCTGCGCAAAATAATCTTTCTAAGCAGGTATTTGCTGATTTAAGACAACATTTTAAGACAAAGCTATTTCGTGATTTAGAAGATAAAATCATAGTAGTGCCGAGAAATGTAAAACTGGCGGAATCACCTTCTTTTGGAAAACCGGCTATATTATATGATGTAAAATCTGCCGGGTCTTTGGCATATCAAGATTTAGCACAGGCGGTTATTGCATAATGAAGTCGCAAAAGTTAGGACGCGGTTTAGATGCACTCCTTGGTGAAATAGATGAAGCTTATGATAATGAAGGTTCTTCAAAAGATTCTATAATAGAACTTGATTTAAAATCAATTCGTCCAAACCCTTATCAACCCAGAAAGCATTTTGATGATGAAGCACTTGGAGAACTTGCCAACTCTATCAAACATGATGGACTTATTCAACCTATAGTAGTTACCGAAGATGTAGATGGTTATATTTTAATAGCCGGAGAGAGAAGATATCGTGCTTCTAAGCTTGCTAAACTTAAAACAATCCGTGCAATTATTCAAAACTCGGATGAGCAAAAGATGCGTCAATTTGCTCTAATTGAGAATATTCAGCGTCAAGAGTTAAATTCTATAGAATTGGCAAATGCATATGGGGAACTTTTAAAACTTCATAATATAACTCAAGAAGAATTAGGATCTAAAATTCATAAAAGCCGTACGCATATTACAAATACAATAAGACTTCTTCAATTATCGCCAAAAACGCAAAAAGCATTAATAGAAGGTAAAATAACGGCAGGTCATGCTAAGGTTTTAGTTGGACTTGATGAACGTCAACAACAACTTGTCGTAAATTCAATAGTAGGTCAAAAGCTGAGTGTTCGTGAAGTTGAATCTATGATAAAAAGCTTAAAAAATGAACAATTTTCTTCAAATAAGCTGAATAAAGAAACAGCAAAAAAGCTAGATTTTACAAATATTCAGACAAAATTTGATGATTTGGGATTTAAAGTTAAAAGCTCTCAAAATAAGCTGACTATCGAATTTAAAGACAACTCAGATATAGAAAAACTACTCACTTATTTAAACAATCTATAAAAATTATAAATTTTTTTATCTAATTTAACAAATATTTCAATTTTATCATTGTATAATGGCGCAACTTTTAGGAGGTGCTATGTTAGATATTAATCCGATATTGCTGATAGCTACATTGGTTGTATTTCTTACACTTATCGCTACTCTTAACAGTTGGCTATATAACCCGTTATTCGCTTATATGAATAAAAGAGATGATGACATTAAAAAAGACATGCAAAAAGCAGGTACTAACGATAATGAAATCAACGAATTAAATAATAAAGCTGAACAAATAGTTATGGATGCTAAACTGGAAGCTGCAACTTTAAGAGAAAAAGTAATCGCAGACGCAAAAGAGTTAGCTGAGAGTAAGTTAGAAGCTAAGAGAGCCGAATTGGCTAATGAATATTTAGAGTTTGAAAAAACTTTGGATGAGGCTAAAGAGGTATTAGAGAAAGATTTAGAGTCTCAAATGCCAATTTTTAAAGATTCACTAAATGCTAAATTTAGTCAACTGTAAGGATGTTAAGTGATTAAAATTATACTATTACCGCTAATGGTATCAACATACGCGTTAGCATCTGGTGGTGAAGGTGGCACGGATATAGTTCAAAGAACTGTAAACTTTGCTTTGTTTGCCGGACTTATTTGGTATTTGGTTGCAGAACCTGCTAAAGCTTACTTCAAAGGAAGAAGTCAGGGGATTGCAGATGAATTGCAAAAGGTTAAAGATAGATTAAAAGAATCTGATGACCTTAAAAAAGAAGCACTTGCAAAAGTTAGCGAAGCTGAAAAGTTTGCTATTGAATTGCAAGAATCATCAAAAAAAGAGAATAAAATCTTAAACGATAATATCATGGCACAATGTGAGAAGGATTTAGTTAATTTAACTAATGCACAAAAAACACATATGGATTTTGAACAGCGTAAAATGGTAAGAAAAGTTGTAGAAGATACTATTACTAAATTACTTGCTGAATCAACAAATGATTTTGATAAAGAAGCTATGGCTAATGTTATCTTAAAGAAGGTGGCATAGATGAGTGAATTAATTGCAAAAAGATATATAAAAGCTTTAAAAAACGATATGGATGCTAAAGCCTTAGAAAACATAAGTGAAATATTTTCAGGCTTGGCTTTATCTTTTAAAGATGAAAAATTTTTAAATGTTATTTCAAATCCGGCTGTAAGTTCTCAAGATAAAACAAATATTATATTAGATGCAGTAAAATCTGCAAAATCTGAAAAAGTTAATAACTTTATTAAGCTGCTTGGTGAGAATAACCGTTTAAATGTTATTCCTTCTTTATCGGCTGCATTAAATAAAGATATTGCACAAAGTACTAAAACTTATACAGGTGTAGTATATAGTGATAGCGATATCGATGCTTCTGTTATAAAAAATTTAGGTGATGGTTTAGGGAAAAAATATGACTCTAAAATTACACTTGATTTTGTAAAGAGTGAGTTTAACGGTATTAAAGTAGATGTTGAAGATTTAGGTATTGAAATTAATTTTTCAAAATCAAGAATTAACGACCAAATTATAGAACATATTGCAAAAGCAATATAATTTTCGAGAGGAGATAAATAGTGGTAGCAAAAATACAAGCTGATGAAATCAGCTCAAT
The genomic region above belongs to Sulfurimonas lithotrophica and contains:
- a CDS encoding biotin--[acetyl-CoA-carboxylase] ligase; this encodes MKITYLKSVDSTQTYLKNLILKSEIKLPHAVCAEIQNAGIGSRNNKWSGIEGNLFLSFAIKLSDLPKDLKLESASIYFAYILKETLAEENSKVFLKWPNDFYVNNKKIGGMITNIVSDVLICGVGLNLVDAPEDFEKLDIVVSKEKLLNSFFKNVQNLISWKQIFSKYKLEFYQNRNFFTHNNTYKVLLSEAELQDDGSIIVNGERIYSLR
- a CDS encoding F0F1 ATP synthase subunit delta yields the protein MSELIAKRYIKALKNDMDAKALENISEIFSGLALSFKDEKFLNVISNPAVSSQDKTNIILDAVKSAKSEKVNNFIKLLGENNRLNVIPSLSAALNKDIAQSTKTYTGVVYSDSDIDASVIKNLGDGLGKKYDSKITLDFVKSEFNGIKVDVEDLGIEINFSKSRINDQIIEHIAKAI
- a CDS encoding FoF1 ATP synthase subunit B' encodes the protein MLDINPILLIATLVVFLTLIATLNSWLYNPLFAYMNKRDDDIKKDMQKAGTNDNEINELNNKAEQIVMDAKLEAATLREKVIADAKELAESKLEAKRAELANEYLEFEKTLDEAKEVLEKDLESQMPIFKDSLNAKFSQL
- a CDS encoding ParA family protein, translated to MSEVIVIANQKGGVGKTTTAVNLAASLAVAEKKVLLIDSDPQANATTSLGFHRNDYEFNIYHVLIGTKKLKDIILKSDLPTLHLAPSNIGLVGIEKEYYDADKAKGRELVLKNAIANVKKDYDYIIIDSPPALGPMTINALSASNSVIIPIQCEFFALEGLAQLLNTVKLVRKSINPKLRIKGFVPTMFSAQNNLSKQVFADLRQHFKTKLFRDLEDKIIVVPRNVKLAESPSFGKPAILYDVKSAGSLAYQDLAQAVIA
- a CDS encoding F0F1 ATP synthase subunit B, which gives rise to MIKIILLPLMVSTYALASGGEGGTDIVQRTVNFALFAGLIWYLVAEPAKAYFKGRSQGIADELQKVKDRLKESDDLKKEALAKVSEAEKFAIELQESSKKENKILNDNIMAQCEKDLVNLTNAQKTHMDFEQRKMVRKVVEDTITKLLAESTNDFDKEAMANVILKKVA
- a CDS encoding ParB/RepB/Spo0J family partition protein, whose protein sequence is MKSQKLGRGLDALLGEIDEAYDNEGSSKDSIIELDLKSIRPNPYQPRKHFDDEALGELANSIKHDGLIQPIVVTEDVDGYILIAGERRYRASKLAKLKTIRAIIQNSDEQKMRQFALIENIQRQELNSIELANAYGELLKLHNITQEELGSKIHKSRTHITNTIRLLQLSPKTQKALIEGKITAGHAKVLVGLDERQQQLVVNSIVGQKLSVREVESMIKSLKNEQFSSNKLNKETAKKLDFTNIQTKFDDLGFKVKSSQNKLTIEFKDNSDIEKLLTYLNNL